The sequence TCAAGGCGCCGTCAAGAACGGCAAGGCCCCATTGATCCTCGCCCACTACATGCCGTGGTACCTCGCAAAGCCTTCGAGCGACCGCTGGGGATGGCACTGGACCATGAACCACTTTGATCCAGAAAAGAAGACCGATGGACGACGCGAAATCGCATCCAAATTCCATCCGTTGATCGGGCCTTATGATTCCGGCGACATTGACGTGTTGGAATATCACTTGCTGACGATAGAATTGGCCGGGATCGACGGCGTGATCGTTGACTGGTACGGGCGAACGGATTTTCGCGATTATGCCCTTTTGAATCGCAATACCTATCGGTTGCTGCAGCAATGCGAACGATTGAAAATGAAATTCGTCATTCGCTACGAAGACCAGACGATTCCTGCATTGGTTGAAGGCAATCGAATCAAAGCGAGCCAACGCAGTGCGCATGCGACCCGCGAGATCAACTGGCTCGGCAAATACTGGTTCAAGTCACCCAGTTACGTTCGGATCGACGACAAGCCCGTCATGCTTTCGTTTGGTCACGCCGGTTTGACCAACGAAGAATGGAGCGATTGCTTGAACTTCGTCGGTCGAAGCGCTTCGACACCGGCAAGCTGGATGCCGTCGCCGATACGATCGCCCGAGGTCACGTGGGGGATGCTCGAGTTGCTTTGAAGAAAATGGAAGCGGTTCAATAGACCGCTTTCGATCGCAGTTGTGTGACGGAGCAATCTATGACATGCCCGTCATCAGCATGGATTGCTATCCCACTCTCCTTTAAGGCATTGGTATCTACACAAGTTTCCTTAGTTT is a genomic window of Novipirellula artificiosorum containing:
- a CDS encoding glycoside hydrolase family 71/99 protein, which gives rise to MPSTASRPAAAWIQHPGLRHGEPSGQGAVKNGKAPLILAHYMPWYLAKPSSDRWGWHWTMNHFDPEKKTDGRREIASKFHPLIGPYDSGDIDVLEYHLLTIELAGIDGVIVDWYGRTDFRDYALLNRNTYRLLQQCERLKMKFVIRYEDQTIPALVEGNRIKASQRSAHATREINWLGKYWFKSPSYVRIDDKPVMLSFGHAGLTNEEWSDCLNFVGRSASTPASWMPSPIRSPEVTWGMLELL